From a region of the Lactuca sativa cultivar Salinas chromosome 4, Lsat_Salinas_v11, whole genome shotgun sequence genome:
- the LOC111914588 gene encoding uncharacterized protein LOC111914588: protein MVYEAITELCMFFRVLCSKTLHMEDLYNMKRSIAQTICKLEKIFPPSFFDSMEHLIIHLADEAILGGPVQYRWMYQYERKLGIIKRRIRNKARVEGSIVNEHLVNEIATYCSLYFAPTVKTHHNQEPRNFAPQHDNSSSGDILSVFAFP, encoded by the exons ATGGTATATGAGGCCATAACAGAGTTATGCATGTTTTTCCGTGTATTATGCTCAAAAACATTGCATATGGAGGACTTGTACAACATGAAACGCAGTATTGCTCAAACCATCTGCAAGTTGGAGAAAATATTCCCTCCTAGTTTCTTTGATTCCATGGAACACCTAATCATACATTTAGCTGATGAAGCAATTCTTGGTGGTCCGGTGCAATACAGATGGATGTATCAATACGAGAG AAAGTTGGGCATAATAAAAAGAAGAATTAGGAACAAAGCAAGGGTTGAAGGTTCAATCGTCAATGAACATCTAGTGAATGAAATCGCTACCTATTGTTCTTTATATTTTGCCCCCACGGTTAAGACACACCATAATCAAGAGCCACGAAATTTCGCACCACAACATGACAACTCTTCAAGTGGAGATATATTAAGCGTATTTGCCTTTCCATAA